In a genomic window of Xenopus laevis strain J_2021 chromosome 5S, Xenopus_laevis_v10.1, whole genome shotgun sequence:
- the spred2.S gene encoding sprouty-related, EVH1 domain-containing protein 2: MSEEAPPEDDSYIVRVKAVVMSRDDSRGGWLPHEGGGLSRVGVSKVYPEESGRSNFLIHGERLNDKLILLECYLKKDLVYWKATPTFHHWLVENRRFGLTFQSPADARAFDRGVRKAIEDLTEGSTTSSSTIHNEAELGDDDVFATNTDSSSNSSQKREPPVRTIASPLPGGHCRYSTLSNIDLPGFEHCPTEQVQPLPLPHRHVSFPDDDDDEIVRINPRERNWLTGYEDYRQAPIQRKYPDSESIDSYVRFAKSECTKHDYNYPYVDHTDFGISKDLKTSVISTQPSRCTSRRKDGERSRCIYCRDMFNHDENRRGQCQDAPDLVRNCIRCISCMGFADCVLYHCMSDSEGDYTDACSCDTSDEKFCLRWMLLIPLSIIAPGMCCYLPLRACYNCGVMCRCCGGKHKAAG, from the exons TGACAGCTACATTGTGCGTGTGAAGGCGGTGGTTATGAGCCGGGATGACTCCAGAGGGGGGTGGCTACCGCATGAAGGAGGCGGACTGAGTCGCGTAGGCGTCTCCAAGGTGTATCCAGAGGAGAGTGGGAGGAGCAATTTTCTCATCCATGGGGAAAGATTGAATGACAAACTG ATCTTATTGGAATGTTATTTGAAAAAGGACTTGGTCTACTGGAAAGCGACTCCAACATTTCATCACTGGTTAGTGGAAAACAGGAGGTTTGGCCTCACCTTTCAGAGTCCAGCTGATGCCAGAGCCTTCGACAGAGGAGTCCGCAAAGCCATTGAAGACCTCACAGAAG GATCTACAACTTCTTCTTCCACAATCCATAACGAGGCAGAGCTTGGGGATGATGATGTGTTTGCT ACCAACACTGACAGCTCCTCAAACTCCTCCCAGAAGCGAGAGCCGCCAGTGAGGACAATCGCTTCTCCTTTGCCCGGCGGACATTGCCGATACAGCACCCTGAGCAACATTGATCTTCCTGGTTTTGAACATTGTCCTACAGAACAAGTACAG CCATTGCCTCTGCCTCATCGACACGTCAGCTTcccagatgatgatgatgatgagatagTGCGGATCAATCCAAGGGAAAGGAACTGGCTCACAGGCTACGAAGACTATCGGCAGGCGCCCATTCAACGCAAATACCCAGATTCTGAGAGCATCGACTCTTATGTTCGGTTTGCTAAAAGCGAATGTACCAAACATGATTACAACTACCCATATGTAGACCACACAGACTTTGGCATATCCAAAGACCTGAAGACCTCTGTTATAAGTACTCAGCCTTCAAGGTGCACGTCCAGGAGAAAAGATGGAGAGAGGTCCAGATGTATTTACTGCAGGGACATGTTTAACCATGACGAAAACCGACGGGGACAGTGCCAGGACGCTCCAGATTTGGTGCGAAACTGCATCCGCTGCATTAGCTGCATGGGGTTTGCAGACTGTGTGCTTTATCACTGCATGTCTGACTCAGAAGGGGATTACACAGACGCTTGTTCTTGTGACACCAGCGATGAAAAGTTTTGCCTTCGGTGGATGCTCCTTATCCCCTTATCCATCATCGCGCCGGGCATGTGCTGTTACCTCCCACTGCGGGCTTGCTATAACTGCGGCGTCATGTGCCGGTGCTGCGGAGGGAAACACAAAGCAGCTGGATGA